In Tsuneonella deserti, the sequence TGCTGCCGGAATCGTTCAAAAAGTCAGTCAACGCGATGCTGGAAGCCGGTTGGGACAAGGTCGGCATCGACGAGGCACTCGGGGGCATGCCGATGCCCAAGGCAGTGGTCTGGGCGCTGCATGAGCACATCTTGGGCGCCAATCCGGCGGTATGGATGTACGCCGGCGGCGCGGGCTTCGCCCAGATCCTCTACCACCTCGGCACCGAGGAGCAGAAGAAGTGGGCGGACCTAGCCGCCGAACGCGGCTGGGGATCGACCATGGTGCTCACCGAGCCGGATGCCGGCTCCGATGTGGGCGCTGCCCGAACCAAAGCTGTCCAACAGGCCGACGGGTCCTGGCACATCGACGGCGTCAAGCGGTTCATTACCTCGGGTGACTCCGGCGACCTGTTCGAGAACATCTTCCACCTGGTGCTGGCTCGCCCGGAGGGCGCCGGTCCCGGCACCAAGGGCCTGTCGCTGTACTTCGTGCCCAAGTTCCTGTTCGACGTCGAAACCGGCGAACCCGGCGAGCGCAATGGCGTGTT encodes:
- a CDS encoding acyl-CoA dehydrogenase family protein; the encoded protein is LPESFKKSVNAMLEAGWDKVGIDEALGGMPMPKAVVWALHEHILGANPAVWMYAGGAGFAQILYHLGTEEQKKWADLAAERGWGSTMVLTEPDAGSDVGAARTKAVQQADGSWHIDGVKRFITSGDSGDLFENIFHLVLARPEGAGPGTKGLSLYFVPKFLFDVETGEPGERNGV